Below is a window of Nocardia asteroides DNA.
CTGCACGGCATCCTCACCGCCCTGCTCCCCACCGACGACCCGGAATCGGTCGCCGAAGCCCGCAGTCTCATCGGCTACCTGGCGTTCGCCTCGGTGCGTCCCCCGATCGCGGGCACCATCGCCGCGAACGGCCTGGCCTTTCGCGACCACATCGCCGGTCTCCTTCCCGACCACCCCGCTCCCACCGACGCCGCCGAATCCCTCCTCGCCTTCCTCGACGGCTTGGCCCTCCACGTCACCCTCGGCCAACTCCCCGCCGAACGGGCCCACGCCCTGCTGACCTCGGCCATCGACGACGCGCTTGCCCGAACACGCTGAGCGGCAACAGTTCCGACCTTCGAATACGCCGCCCGGCACAGCCACACGAACACGACCCCGAACGGGAACACGTAGCCTCCGAAACCTCAGCGCCGATGCCCCTGACCGGGAACAGGCTGTCGCACGCACCTCTCCGCCAGCCGGAACACGTAGCGACGCCGCTGACCGACCAGTCGACCGCCAGAGCGGCGAGGTTTCGCTTGCTTCGGCGGCGGCGGTGACCTGGATCCGAGTTCCCCACCCCGGCGGGTTCGACCCCACCCGCGAACGCCCCCGGCGAGACATCACACCCCGCCGAGGGCGCCCGATCAGGCGGGAATGCCAGGCCG
It encodes the following:
- a CDS encoding TetR/AcrR family transcriptional regulator → MPKRVDHSARRAAISDAVMRLLARDGLEAISLRHVATEAGVSAGQVQHYFPTKEAMMEYASTTIAERIATRIDAAGPEPGLHGILTALLPTDDPESVAEARSLIGYLAFASVRPPIAGTIAANGLAFRDHIAGLLPDHPAPTDAAESLLAFLDGLALHVTLGQLPAERAHALLTSAIDDALARTR